A stretch of Anaeromyxobacter dehalogenans 2CP-1 DNA encodes these proteins:
- the xseA gene encoding exodeoxyribonuclease VII large subunit — protein MSRPKPPGAGATGDLFARAAERAAAERVRAEPPAAERPDPERSDAERAAAGREAEPSRPAAAERERAAVEKALPRPYTVRELTRALKSAIEPRFRDVWVAGEVANLRRQASGHVYFSLKDDDAVIGAVMWASQARRLAFAPGEGLEVLARGFVEIYPPHGKYQLVVQELEPRGAGAQALQLQQLKERLQAEGLLDPARKRPLPFLPARVGVATSPTGAALRDLLRVLHARFPGAPVLIAPCRVQGEGAAATVISAVRALCRAGVDVVVVTRGGGSQEDLWAFNDERLARAIAACPVPVVSAVGHEVDVTVADLVADVRAATPTHAAQLVVPVRDELVERVAALRARLARAQAGAVEGRRRTLRALRAELADPKHLLSRERHRLDDLAHRAEAAVRGPRRRERAALDALRGRLTRLEPRARVRALRARMESATRRLGGWQAATFRREAMRLERLGARLEPANVAKLLARGFALALRDGHLLLRSADAQVGDGVRVALAEGWLDARITGRDAGDDPLPGRSGPAGEPERPGHGGEAVDPPLRRR, from the coding sequence GTGAGCCGGCCGAAGCCCCCCGGCGCCGGCGCCACCGGCGACCTGTTCGCGCGCGCCGCCGAGCGGGCCGCCGCGGAGCGCGTCCGCGCGGAGCCTCCCGCCGCGGAGCGCCCCGATCCCGAGCGTTCCGACGCCGAGCGCGCCGCGGCCGGGCGCGAGGCCGAGCCGTCCCGGCCCGCCGCCGCCGAGCGCGAGCGCGCCGCCGTCGAGAAGGCGCTGCCGCGCCCGTACACCGTCCGCGAGCTGACCCGCGCGCTGAAGAGCGCGATCGAGCCGCGGTTCCGCGACGTGTGGGTGGCGGGCGAGGTGGCGAACCTGCGGCGGCAGGCCAGCGGGCACGTCTACTTCTCGCTCAAGGACGACGACGCGGTGATCGGCGCGGTCATGTGGGCCTCGCAGGCGCGCCGGCTGGCCTTCGCGCCCGGGGAAGGCCTGGAGGTGCTGGCCCGCGGCTTCGTCGAGATCTACCCGCCGCACGGCAAGTACCAGCTCGTGGTCCAGGAGCTGGAGCCGCGCGGGGCCGGGGCCCAGGCGCTCCAGCTCCAGCAGCTCAAGGAGCGGCTCCAGGCCGAGGGGCTGCTCGATCCGGCCCGCAAGCGTCCGCTGCCGTTCCTCCCGGCGCGCGTCGGCGTGGCCACCAGCCCGACCGGCGCGGCGCTCCGCGATCTCCTGCGCGTGCTCCACGCGCGTTTCCCCGGCGCGCCGGTGCTGATCGCGCCCTGCCGCGTGCAGGGCGAGGGCGCGGCCGCGACGGTGATCTCGGCGGTGCGCGCGCTCTGCCGCGCCGGGGTGGACGTGGTCGTGGTCACGCGCGGCGGCGGCTCGCAGGAGGACCTGTGGGCGTTCAACGACGAGCGGCTGGCGCGCGCCATCGCCGCCTGCCCGGTGCCGGTGGTGTCGGCGGTCGGGCACGAGGTGGACGTCACCGTCGCCGACCTCGTGGCCGACGTTCGCGCCGCCACCCCCACCCACGCCGCGCAGCTGGTGGTGCCGGTGCGGGACGAGCTGGTCGAGCGGGTGGCCGCGCTCCGCGCGCGGCTGGCGCGGGCACAGGCCGGCGCCGTCGAGGGCCGGCGCCGCACCCTGCGCGCGCTGCGGGCCGAGCTGGCCGACCCGAAGCACCTGCTCTCGCGCGAGCGCCACCGGCTCGACGATCTCGCCCACCGGGCCGAGGCGGCGGTGCGCGGGCCGCGGCGCCGCGAGCGGGCGGCCCTGGACGCCCTGCGCGGCCGGCTGACCCGGCTCGAGCCCCGGGCACGGGTGCGCGCGCTCCGGGCACGCATGGAGTCGGCGACGCGCCGCCTGGGGGGCTGGCAGGCGGCCACCTTCCGGCGCGAGGCCATGCGCCTCGAGCGGCTGGGGGCGCGCCTCGAGCCGGCCAACGTGGCGAAGCTGCTGGCCCGCGGGTTCGCGCTCGCCCTGCGCGACGGGCACCTGCTCCTGCGCAGCGCCGATGCACAGGTGGGAGACGGGGTCCGGGTGGCCCTCGCGGAGGGCTGGCTCGATGCTCGCATCACCGGGCGGGATGCGGGCGACGACCCGTTGCCGGGGCGCTCCGGGCCCGCGGGGGAACCCGAAAGGCCCGGCCACGGCGGGGAGGCCGTTGACCCCCCTTTGCGGCGTCGTTAA
- the otsB gene encoding trehalose-phosphatase: MKDLLHPRHRAALDRFLGEGARRPVLLAFDYDGVLAPIVKDPAGARMRPSTRTLLARVAGLYPVAVVSGRAWRDTHRFVGDVVPTVVGNHGFELGHPVPVPARVLRTVRGWRRQLEAALEGVPGVHFEDKRSTLAIHYGLTRSWRRSEHAVYEAANQLAGTRLIPGKKVLNVLPHDFPSKGDAVRALLARLGCDAALYAGDDVTDEDAFAVGEPLVFGVHVGSGRTLAPWCLRAQEDVDALLERLVEARAGARPRRAAGRAR, from the coding sequence ATGAAGGATCTCCTCCACCCCCGCCACCGCGCCGCGCTCGACCGCTTCCTCGGCGAGGGGGCGCGCCGCCCCGTCCTGCTCGCCTTCGACTACGACGGCGTCCTCGCCCCCATCGTCAAGGATCCCGCCGGCGCCCGCATGCGCCCCTCCACCCGCACGCTCCTGGCGCGGGTGGCCGGGCTGTACCCGGTGGCGGTGGTCTCCGGTCGCGCCTGGCGCGACACCCACCGGTTCGTGGGCGACGTCGTCCCGACGGTGGTCGGCAACCACGGGTTCGAGCTCGGGCACCCGGTCCCGGTCCCGGCCCGCGTGCTGCGGACGGTGCGCGGCTGGCGGCGGCAGCTCGAGGCGGCGCTGGAGGGGGTGCCGGGCGTCCACTTCGAGGACAAGCGCTCCACGCTCGCCATCCACTACGGGCTCACGCGTTCCTGGCGCCGCTCCGAGCACGCGGTGTACGAGGCCGCCAACCAGCTCGCCGGCACCCGGCTCATCCCGGGCAAGAAGGTGCTGAACGTGCTCCCGCACGACTTCCCGTCGAAGGGCGACGCGGTGCGCGCGCTGCTCGCGCGGCTCGGCTGCGACGCGGCGCTCTACGCCGGCGACGACGTCACCGACGAGGACGCGTTCGCGGTGGGCGAGCCGCTCGTGTTCGGCGTGCACGTGGGCAGCGGGCGCACGCTCGCGCCCTGGTGCCTGCGCGCGCAGGAGGACGTGGACGCGTTGCTGGAGCGGCTGGTGGAGGCGCGCGCCGGGGCACGGCCGAGGCGCGCGGCGGGGCGGGCGCGGTGA
- the xseB gene encoding exodeoxyribonuclease VII small subunit gives MSEASERRSDTEAAGAAEPYDALVARLERVVGELESGQLTLEQSIERFAEGVRLAKEASRKLDDAERRVELLVRGADGDDEAVPFEPEGGRGP, from the coding sequence GTGAGCGAGGCGAGCGAGCGTCGATCGGACACCGAGGCGGCCGGAGCCGCAGAGCCCTACGATGCGCTCGTGGCGCGCCTGGAGCGCGTCGTCGGCGAGCTGGAATCCGGGCAGCTCACGCTGGAGCAGTCCATCGAGCGGTTCGCGGAGGGCGTACGGCTGGCGAAGGAGGCGTCGCGGAAGCTGGACGACGCCGAGCGCCGGGTGGAGCTCCTGGTGCGCGGCGCGGACGGCGACGACGAGGCGGTTCCGTTCGAGCCCGAGGGCGGCCGGGGCCCGTGA
- the dxs gene encoding 1-deoxy-D-xylulose-5-phosphate synthase yields the protein MGRLLDTIDSPTDLKKVPVEQLPALCQEIREQIIQTCARNGGHLGSSLGAVEINVALHHVFSSPQDKLVWDVGHQAYAHKLLTGRREAFRTIRTEGGLAGFPERHESAHDAFGVGHASTAISAALGMIEAKRVTGEPGKVVAVVGDGAMTGGVAFEGLNQAGYLGRNLLVVLNDNEMSISPNVGALSEWFSKKFASRTYNRWRRQVKEFLESVPKGPEAIEIIRHGINATKALVTPGILFEGLGFHYVGPVDGHDVKGLVETFQKLAIFDGPVLLHAITTKGKGYHPAESDKATRGHGLSFFDVATGKPVKKSPGAKAYTDLFAEALCEEMEHDPRVVAITAAMLEGTGLIKAKQRFPDRTYDVGIAEQHAVTFAAGLACEGIRPVVAIYSTFLQRAYDQIIHDVALQKLPVTFALDRGGLVGADGKTHQGAFDLAYLRCVPGLVVMAPSDENELRHMLHTSLQHDGPAALRYPRGAGEGVALEPARVLEIGKGRLARNVPGKPDVCVVAAGTTLKAALAAAEALAAEGVAATVVDPRFVKPLDEELICAEAGRAKRVVTVEEGCLAGGFGTACLEAFERRGLLEAGLGVRRLGIPDEFITHAEQAKQRAWVGIDADAIAAACRALVGDRKARGVA from the coding sequence ATGGGCCGCCTGCTGGACACGATCGACTCGCCGACCGACCTGAAGAAGGTGCCGGTCGAGCAGCTCCCCGCGCTCTGCCAGGAGATCCGCGAGCAGATCATCCAGACCTGCGCCCGGAACGGCGGCCACCTCGGCTCGTCGCTCGGCGCGGTGGAGATCAACGTCGCGCTGCACCACGTGTTCTCCTCGCCGCAGGACAAGCTCGTCTGGGACGTGGGGCACCAGGCGTACGCGCACAAGCTGCTCACCGGCCGGCGCGAGGCGTTCCGGACCATCCGCACCGAGGGTGGCCTGGCGGGCTTCCCCGAGCGGCACGAGTCGGCGCACGACGCGTTCGGCGTGGGGCACGCCTCCACCGCGATCAGCGCCGCGCTCGGCATGATCGAGGCGAAGCGCGTCACCGGCGAGCCGGGCAAGGTGGTGGCGGTGGTGGGCGACGGCGCCATGACCGGCGGCGTGGCCTTCGAGGGCCTGAACCAGGCCGGCTACCTCGGGCGCAACCTGCTGGTGGTGCTGAACGACAACGAGATGTCGATCTCGCCCAACGTGGGCGCGCTGTCGGAGTGGTTCTCGAAGAAGTTCGCCTCGCGCACGTACAACCGCTGGCGCCGCCAGGTGAAGGAGTTCCTGGAGAGCGTGCCCAAGGGGCCGGAGGCGATCGAGATCATCCGCCACGGCATCAACGCCACCAAGGCGCTCGTCACCCCCGGCATCCTGTTCGAGGGGCTCGGCTTCCACTACGTCGGCCCGGTGGACGGGCACGACGTGAAGGGGCTGGTGGAGACGTTCCAGAAGCTCGCCATCTTCGACGGCCCGGTGCTGCTGCACGCCATCACCACCAAGGGCAAGGGCTATCACCCGGCGGAGTCGGACAAGGCCACGCGCGGCCACGGCCTGTCCTTCTTCGACGTGGCCACCGGCAAGCCGGTGAAGAAGTCGCCCGGGGCGAAGGCCTACACCGACCTGTTCGCCGAGGCGCTCTGCGAGGAGATGGAGCACGACCCCAGGGTCGTGGCCATCACCGCGGCGATGCTCGAGGGCACCGGGCTCATCAAGGCGAAGCAGCGCTTCCCGGACCGCACCTACGACGTCGGCATCGCCGAGCAGCACGCGGTGACGTTCGCGGCGGGCCTGGCGTGCGAGGGGATCCGGCCGGTGGTGGCCATCTACTCGACGTTCCTGCAGCGCGCCTACGACCAGATCATCCACGACGTGGCGCTGCAGAAGCTGCCGGTGACGTTCGCGCTCGACCGCGGTGGCCTCGTGGGCGCCGACGGCAAGACGCACCAGGGCGCGTTCGACCTCGCCTACCTGCGCTGCGTGCCGGGGCTGGTGGTCATGGCCCCGTCGGACGAGAACGAGCTGCGCCACATGCTGCACACCTCGCTGCAGCACGACGGGCCGGCGGCCCTCCGCTACCCGCGCGGCGCCGGCGAGGGGGTGGCGCTCGAGCCCGCGCGCGTGCTGGAGATCGGCAAGGGGCGGCTGGCGCGGAACGTCCCGGGCAAGCCGGACGTGTGCGTGGTCGCGGCCGGCACCACGCTGAAGGCCGCGCTCGCCGCCGCCGAGGCGCTCGCCGCCGAGGGCGTGGCGGCCACGGTCGTCGATCCGCGGTTCGTGAAGCCGCTCGACGAGGAGCTGATCTGCGCCGAGGCGGGCCGCGCGAAGCGCGTGGTCACGGTGGAGGAGGGGTGCCTCGCCGGCGGCTTCGGCACCGCCTGCCTGGAGGCGTTCGAGCGCCGCGGGCTGCTCGAGGCCGGCCTGGGCGTGCGGCGCCTCGGCATCCCCGACGAGTTCATCACCCACGCCGAGCAGGCGAAGCAGCGCGCCTGGGTGGGCATCGACGCCGACGCGATCGCCGCGGCCTGCCGCGCCCTGGTGGGCGACCGCAAGGCGCGCGGCGTGGCGTAG
- the rimP gene encoding ribosome maturation factor RimP: protein MTGIGEQSIAEQVRRLLEPVLERDGYELVEVEWARLAGRWTLRVFIDKAGGVGIDDCQAVSKTVEPILDVADVIEPAYDLEVSSPGLDRPLRKPGDFDRYAGQRVHVKAYGPVAGTAPGAPARKHWTGVLKGFRDGAVELDVDGVLHRVPHDQIAKANLEYDVEGDLRRKD, encoded by the coding sequence ATGACGGGCATCGGAGAACAGTCCATCGCGGAGCAGGTGCGACGCCTGCTCGAGCCGGTGCTGGAGCGCGACGGCTACGAGCTCGTCGAGGTGGAGTGGGCGCGGCTCGCCGGCCGGTGGACGCTCCGGGTGTTCATCGACAAGGCCGGCGGCGTCGGGATCGACGACTGCCAGGCCGTCTCCAAGACGGTGGAGCCGATCCTCGACGTGGCCGACGTCATCGAGCCGGCCTACGACCTCGAGGTCTCCTCGCCCGGGCTCGACCGCCCCCTGCGCAAGCCCGGGGACTTCGACCGCTACGCGGGCCAGCGCGTCCACGTGAAGGCGTACGGCCCCGTCGCCGGGACCGCGCCCGGCGCGCCCGCCCGGAAGCACTGGACCGGCGTGCTGAAGGGCTTCCGCGACGGCGCCGTCGAGCTCGACGTGGACGGCGTGCTGCACCGCGTCCCGCACGACCAGATCGCGAAGGCCAACCTCGAGTACGACGTCGAGGGCGACCTCCGAAGGAAGGACTGA
- a CDS encoding response regulator transcription factor has translation MRKPKVIIVDDDRDTREMLTLALELEGFDVGQAANGLRLISAMHVDRPDVILLDVMMSWIDGFELCRAIKKNPTFGDIPVIFISARKSADDERAGIEAGAVDYFPKPLDMDRLVARIREILDQRAGAVPTPA, from the coding sequence ATGCGCAAGCCCAAGGTCATCATCGTCGACGACGACCGCGACACGCGCGAGATGCTGACGCTCGCGCTGGAGCTGGAGGGGTTCGACGTGGGCCAGGCGGCGAACGGCCTGCGGCTCATCTCCGCCATGCACGTGGACCGGCCGGACGTGATCCTGCTCGACGTGATGATGTCCTGGATCGACGGCTTCGAGCTGTGCCGCGCCATCAAGAAGAACCCGACGTTCGGGGACATCCCGGTGATCTTCATCTCGGCGCGCAAGAGCGCCGACGACGAGCGCGCCGGGATCGAGGCGGGCGCGGTGGACTACTTCCCCAAGCCCCTCGACATGGACCGGCTGGTGGCCCGGATCCGCGAGATCCTCGATCAGCGCGCGGGCGCCGTTCCGACGCCGGCCTAG
- the hemH gene encoding ferrochelatase, whose amino-acid sequence MSHTAVFLMNLGGPRNLAEVEPYLYELFSDPLVITAPFGPFRKVIAKLISRTRAPSSAEKYQLIGGKSPLVEGTEAQARALQAALGPGYSCHLAMRCGHPNTEEGVREALAAGATRAVALPLYPQYANATTLSSLLELRRLWPKDRPLAEVCTWHDHEGYLEASAAALRETLERVPAALRGRTRVVFSAHGLPMSQVRKGDPYPGYVEHSARETARRAGAADWQLTYQSRVGPAKWLGPDTVKYLEASAKDLAVVAVPIAFVSEHLETLYDMDILAKEAAEKAGAAAYLRVPALGTRPDFITALADVVREGEKASRTVAA is encoded by the coding sequence CCGTACCTCTACGAGCTGTTCTCCGACCCGCTGGTGATCACGGCGCCGTTCGGCCCGTTCCGCAAGGTGATCGCGAAGCTCATCTCGCGCACGCGCGCGCCGTCCTCGGCGGAGAAGTACCAGCTCATCGGCGGGAAGTCGCCGCTGGTGGAGGGCACCGAGGCCCAGGCGCGCGCGCTCCAGGCCGCGCTCGGTCCCGGGTACTCGTGCCACCTGGCCATGCGCTGCGGGCACCCCAACACCGAGGAGGGCGTCCGCGAGGCGCTCGCCGCCGGGGCCACCCGCGCGGTGGCGCTGCCGCTGTACCCGCAGTACGCGAACGCCACCACGCTCAGCTCGCTCCTGGAGCTGCGCCGCCTCTGGCCGAAGGATCGTCCGCTCGCCGAGGTCTGCACCTGGCACGATCACGAGGGCTACCTGGAGGCCTCGGCCGCGGCGCTGCGCGAGACGCTGGAGCGGGTCCCGGCCGCGCTGCGCGGGCGCACGCGCGTGGTGTTCAGCGCGCACGGCCTGCCCATGAGCCAGGTGCGCAAGGGCGACCCGTACCCCGGCTACGTGGAGCACTCCGCCCGCGAGACCGCGCGCCGCGCCGGCGCCGCCGACTGGCAGCTCACCTACCAGAGCCGCGTCGGCCCGGCGAAGTGGCTCGGCCCGGACACCGTGAAGTACCTCGAGGCCAGCGCGAAGGACCTCGCCGTCGTGGCCGTGCCCATCGCGTTCGTCTCGGAGCACCTCGAGACGCTCTACGACATGGACATCCTCGCGAAGGAGGCCGCGGAGAAGGCCGGCGCGGCGGCGTACCTGCGCGTGCCCGCGCTCGGCACCCGCCCCGACTTCATCACCGCGCTCGCCGACGTGGTCCGCGAGGGAGAGAAGGCGTCGCGGACGGTGGCGGCGTAG
- a CDS encoding polyprenyl synthetase family protein, whose translation MTTPFPIEAYLRSVAERVEPRLAALADARAPGGPPRLVEAMRYALLGGGKRMRPALVLAACEAHGGDASDASLAMRFAVALEAIHTYSLVHDDLPAMDDDDLRRGRPTVHKAYDEPTAVLVGDGLQSLAFAHLLASPDPAAAPLARLLAENAQLMVEGQARDMAGEHARLGEAEVMELMRTKTGALLAAAVAGGARCAGVPVEAAYPVGLKLGLAFQIADDLLDLTADAATLGKRAGKDAAAGKSTLHAVVGVEEARRRAEALLAEALAAIEPLGPRGEALRALARFVLARKK comes from the coding sequence TTGACGACCCCGTTCCCGATCGAGGCGTACCTGCGCAGCGTGGCGGAGCGCGTCGAGCCGCGCCTGGCCGCGCTGGCCGACGCCCGCGCGCCGGGCGGCCCGCCGCGGCTGGTGGAGGCGATGCGCTACGCGCTGCTGGGCGGCGGCAAGCGCATGCGCCCGGCGCTGGTGCTCGCCGCGTGCGAGGCGCACGGCGGCGACGCGTCCGACGCCTCGCTGGCGATGCGCTTCGCGGTGGCGCTCGAGGCCATCCACACCTACTCGCTCGTCCACGACGACCTGCCCGCCATGGACGACGACGACCTGCGCCGCGGCCGGCCCACCGTGCACAAGGCGTACGACGAGCCGACGGCGGTGCTGGTGGGCGACGGGCTGCAGTCGCTCGCGTTCGCGCACCTCCTCGCCTCGCCCGACCCCGCGGCGGCACCGCTCGCGCGCCTGCTCGCCGAGAACGCGCAGCTCATGGTCGAGGGCCAGGCCCGCGACATGGCCGGCGAGCACGCGCGCCTCGGTGAGGCCGAGGTCATGGAGCTGATGCGGACCAAGACCGGCGCGCTGCTCGCGGCCGCGGTCGCGGGCGGCGCGCGCTGCGCCGGGGTCCCCGTCGAGGCGGCGTACCCGGTGGGCCTGAAGCTCGGGCTCGCGTTCCAGATCGCCGACGACCTGCTCGACCTCACCGCCGACGCGGCCACCCTGGGCAAGCGCGCCGGCAAGGACGCCGCCGCCGGGAAGTCCACGCTGCACGCGGTGGTCGGGGTGGAGGAGGCCCGCCGCCGCGCCGAGGCGCTGCTCGCCGAGGCGCTCGCGGCCATCGAGCCGCTCGGGCCCCGCGGCGAGGCGCTGCGCGCGCTGGCGCGCTTCGTCCTCGCCCGCAAGAAGTGA
- a CDS encoding TlyA family RNA methyltransferase: protein MKKKRERIDVLLVARGLAESRTRAQALVMAGAVVVGEARADKPGQLVDPEAPIRLKDGAAPQRYVSRGALKLEKALEVFPAVDPRGRTCADLGASTGGFTDLLLQRGAAKVYAVDVGYGQLHPRLRADPRVVVRERENARQLTSEALGERVELVVGDLSFISLRLILPAVKAILLPGGQAVLLVKPQFEVGKGEVGKGGVVRDDAKRRAALDGIAAAAAGLGFEVLGHAESPIEGPAGNREWLLVLRLP, encoded by the coding sequence GTGAAGAAGAAGCGGGAACGGATAGACGTGCTGCTGGTCGCGCGCGGCCTGGCCGAGTCGCGCACCCGCGCCCAGGCGCTGGTGATGGCCGGCGCGGTGGTCGTCGGCGAGGCGCGGGCGGACAAGCCCGGGCAGCTGGTGGACCCCGAGGCGCCCATCCGCCTGAAGGACGGGGCCGCGCCGCAGCGCTACGTCTCGCGCGGCGCGCTCAAGCTGGAGAAGGCGCTCGAGGTGTTCCCGGCGGTCGACCCACGCGGCCGGACCTGCGCCGACCTGGGCGCGTCCACCGGCGGCTTCACCGACCTGCTGCTCCAGCGCGGCGCCGCGAAGGTGTACGCGGTCGACGTGGGCTACGGGCAGCTCCACCCGCGGCTGCGCGCCGATCCGCGCGTGGTGGTGCGGGAGCGCGAGAACGCGCGGCAGCTCACGTCCGAGGCCCTGGGCGAGCGGGTCGAGCTGGTGGTCGGGGATCTGTCCTTCATCTCGCTGCGCCTCATCCTCCCGGCGGTGAAGGCAATCCTCCTCCCGGGCGGCCAGGCGGTGCTGCTCGTGAAGCCCCAGTTCGAGGTGGGCAAGGGCGAGGTGGGGAAGGGCGGCGTGGTGCGCGACGACGCCAAGCGGCGCGCCGCGCTGGACGGGATCGCCGCCGCGGCGGCCGGCCTCGGGTTCGAGGTGCTGGGCCACGCCGAGTCGCCCATCGAGGGGCCCGCGGGCAACCGCGAGTGGCTGCTGGTGCTGCGCCTGCCGTGA
- a CDS encoding DnaJ domain-containing protein, with amino-acid sequence MPRILVAEGHPATREFVARSLADAGLEAIAPEDPQQVFELYAAQRPDAVVLAADLAAGPAGPLAQRLRGADPRALLVVADKEHLGKARGLAAVLPLKPNAYVADPTRRELVDKVQQLVAQAAAAARARLRGSALVLSRAPAALGEVRPGVVARLLHQIWRSAAEGVLVLEEPAGPARRMFFQRGAPVALQSDDPADALVRWLRDAGRLDAAAQRAAVEGMASGLSPGAALVAAGVLEPGEPLSAALRAHLEALVARAVGAREGRWRFHPGGEFAGEIHATPVLPLRAILEGARSGIPARHFSEALRAVTDAYPVRTGDFQQILPAAGLSSADLRLAVSLDGRTRMRDWLEARRTELRDALTLLWFLSMVGAVAFHEAPEAGDAVYGKVPAPPRRRPLPADRAEAVRQAALQILPGSYFRALGVDISAGPPEIEAAYREVAGRFHPDAFAQFEVGDLEDLLAAVQDKVTAAYKVLSTPEKREAYLSFLMLRYELSGVRRPGIDVAAEIALKRGERALRARRISDALAAFREAVERNPREPEYLAMLGFAALHDPALPPGERAQEARRQARKALSLAPDGGRAAAVLALAEAALGEVAEARRVTLAALKAQPDRELLKQVLHRLNAA; translated from the coding sequence GTGCCACGCATCCTGGTCGCCGAGGGACACCCGGCCACGCGCGAGTTCGTCGCCCGGAGCCTCGCCGACGCCGGCCTGGAGGCGATCGCCCCCGAGGACCCTCAGCAGGTGTTCGAGCTGTACGCGGCGCAGCGCCCCGACGCGGTGGTGCTCGCGGCCGACCTCGCCGCCGGGCCGGCCGGCCCGCTCGCGCAGCGGCTCCGCGGCGCCGATCCCCGCGCGCTCCTGGTGGTCGCCGACAAGGAGCACCTGGGCAAGGCGCGCGGGCTCGCCGCGGTGCTCCCGCTGAAGCCGAACGCGTACGTGGCCGACCCCACCCGCCGCGAGCTGGTGGACAAGGTGCAGCAGCTCGTGGCGCAGGCCGCGGCGGCGGCGCGCGCCCGGCTGCGAGGCTCGGCGCTGGTGCTGTCGCGGGCGCCGGCAGCGCTCGGCGAGGTGCGGCCCGGCGTGGTGGCGCGGCTGCTGCACCAGATCTGGCGCTCGGCGGCCGAGGGGGTGCTGGTGCTGGAGGAGCCGGCCGGGCCGGCGCGGCGCATGTTCTTCCAGCGCGGCGCGCCGGTGGCGCTCCAGTCCGACGATCCCGCCGACGCGCTGGTGCGCTGGCTGCGCGACGCCGGGCGGCTCGACGCCGCGGCGCAGCGCGCCGCGGTGGAGGGGATGGCGAGCGGCCTCAGCCCCGGCGCCGCGCTGGTGGCGGCGGGCGTGCTCGAGCCCGGCGAGCCGCTCTCGGCGGCGCTGCGCGCGCACCTCGAGGCGCTGGTGGCGCGGGCCGTCGGCGCGCGCGAGGGCCGGTGGCGCTTCCACCCGGGCGGCGAGTTCGCGGGGGAGATCCACGCCACGCCCGTGCTCCCGCTGCGCGCCATCCTCGAGGGCGCCCGCAGCGGCATCCCGGCGCGGCACTTCTCCGAGGCGCTGCGCGCCGTCACCGACGCCTACCCGGTCCGCACCGGCGACTTCCAGCAGATCCTCCCCGCCGCCGGCCTCTCCAGCGCCGACCTGCGACTGGCGGTCTCCCTCGACGGCCGGACCCGCATGCGCGACTGGCTCGAAGCCCGGCGCACCGAGCTGCGCGACGCGCTGACGCTGCTGTGGTTCCTGTCGATGGTCGGCGCGGTGGCGTTCCACGAGGCGCCCGAGGCCGGCGACGCCGTGTACGGCAAGGTGCCCGCCCCGCCCCGTCGCCGCCCCCTCCCCGCCGACCGCGCCGAGGCGGTGCGCCAGGCCGCGCTGCAGATCCTGCCCGGCAGCTACTTCCGCGCGCTCGGGGTCGACATCTCGGCCGGGCCGCCGGAGATCGAGGCCGCCTACCGCGAGGTCGCCGGACGCTTCCACCCCGACGCGTTCGCGCAGTTCGAGGTCGGCGACCTCGAGGACCTGCTCGCGGCGGTGCAGGACAAGGTGACCGCCGCGTACAAGGTGCTGTCCACGCCGGAGAAGCGCGAGGCGTACCTCTCGTTCCTGATGCTGCGCTACGAGCTGTCCGGCGTTCGCCGCCCCGGGATCGACGTGGCGGCCGAGATCGCGCTGAAGCGCGGCGAGCGCGCGCTGCGGGCGAGGCGCATCTCCGACGCGCTGGCCGCGTTCCGCGAGGCGGTGGAGCGCAACCCGCGCGAGCCCGAGTACCTCGCCATGCTCGGGTTCGCCGCGCTGCACGACCCCGCGCTCCCGCCCGGCGAGCGCGCCCAGGAGGCCCGCCGGCAGGCGAGGAAGGCGCTCTCGCTCGCCCCCGACGGCGGCCGCGCCGCCGCCGTGCTGGCGCTCGCCGAGGCCGCGCTGGGCGAGGTGGCCGAGGCGCGCCGCGTGACGCTGGCGGCGCTGAAGGCGCAGCCGGACCGGGAGCTGCTGAAGCAGGTGCTGCACCGGCTGAACGCGGCGTGA